Proteins found in one Gopherus flavomarginatus isolate rGopFla2 chromosome 18, rGopFla2.mat.asm, whole genome shotgun sequence genomic segment:
- the DNAAF3 gene encoding dynein axonemal assembly factor 3 isoform X1 → MGGLCLCFPAMTTGAGSSFGTTCWWGFSPALDLQRECLESSMAHLCLSQDDLPELNILLVGSVDGRHVLRTMSQAHRWPQRRINFYIMENNLEVLGRQLLFLSLALESPEKMGLQEKSEMFLELLGNSLIRSPTAAYLQEKSDLFIRYVTDPDFQQRHLGAVDLSALKFKERDQLESIFRFWRNPDPQAFPIARLWDLRVRQYLGTRYDARRGVCDWDLTMKLHERGARVIGGREFYRWRDTGVAFELREGVYHVPNKTLASGRLLRHKGELVPARGYWGDIGTGPFLPFGIESEEPSLLKTINGIPAKSAQEISLYNVTSLFHELAARAPFPPPPPTPEGASGAALAQESPAPNPDPDLQDHKAACPEHVRIHFLPLGCTARLPCKSQYHQHFHLLFFSCSMVHALTPELQLVSAPRATLITELTSFLPDMRKEQVDAFLARVTAMAAGAGFTPCGTPEGQNQAWARFQRQEEGPEDPLCPLLAPNVPPEDGRPTHAPPPVCPWPSSMGGDVNDV, encoded by the exons aTGGGGGgcctgtgtctttgttttccagcCATGACTACAGGAGCCGGCAGCAGCTTCGGCACCACCTGCTGGTGGGGCTTCTCCCCCGCGCTCGACCTGCAGAGGGAAT GTCTGGAGAGCTCCATGGCCCATCTGTGCCTGTCACAGGACGACCTGCCCGAGCTCAATATCCTGCTGGTGGGCTCCGTCGACGGCCGGCACGTCCTCCGGACCATGAGTCAAGCCCACCGCTGGCCGCAGAGGAGGATCAAT TTCTACATCATGGAGAATAACCTTGAGGTGCTGGGCCGGCAGCTGCTTTTCCTCAGCCTCGCCCTGGAGTCTCCGGAGAAAATGGGTCTGCAAG AGAAGAGTGAGATgttcctggagctgctggggaacAGCCTGATCCGCAGCCCGACAGCCGCCTACCTGCAGGAGAAATCGGACCTGTTCATCCGTTACGTCACCGATCCGGACTTCCAGCAGCGCCACCTGGGGGCCGTGGACCTGTCGGCCCTGAAG TTCAAGGAGCGGGATCAGCTGGAGAGCATCTTCCGCTTCTGGCGGAACCCGGACCCGCAGGCCTTCCCGATCGCCCGGCTCTGGGACCTGCGGGTCCGGCAGTACCTGGGCACCCGTTACGACGCCCGCCGCGGCGTGTGCGACTGGGACCTCACCATGAAGCTGCACGAACGTGGG GCCAGAGTGATCGGCGGGCGGGAGTTCTACCGGTGGCGGGACACGGGGGTGGCCTTCGAGCTGCGGGAGGGCGTCTACCACGTCCCCAACAAAACCTTGGCCTCTGGGAGGCTCCTGAGACAC AAGGGGGAGCTGGTGCCTGCCCGGGGGTACTGGGGCGACATCGGCACGGGGCCGTTCCTCCCCTTCGGGATCGAGTCCGAGGAACCGAGTCTGCTGAAAACCATCAATGGGATCCCCGCCAAG agtgcccaggagatctCCTTGTACAATGTCACGTCCCTGTTCCACGAACTGGCAGCCcgggcccccttcccccccccgccgcccACCCCAGAGGGGGCCAGTGGGGCTGCCCTGGCCCAGGAGAGCCCCGCCCCGAATCCAGATCCGGACCTGCAGGATCATA aggctgcCTGCCCCGAGCACGTCCGGATTCACTTCCTGCCGCTCGGCTGCACAGCTCGGCTGCCCTGCAAGAGCCAGTATCACCAGCACTTCCACCTGCTCTTCTTCTCCTGCAG CATGGTCCACGCCCTgaccccggagctgcagctggtaTCTGCCCCCAGGGCTACGCTGATCACTGAGCTGACCAG CTTCCTGCCCGACATGCGCAAGGAGCAGGTGGACGCCTTCCTCGCCCGGGTGACAGCCATGGCCGCAGGAGCCGGCTTCACACCGTGCGGGACACCCGAGGGACAGAACCAGGCCTGGGCCCGCTTCCAGCGCCAGGAGGAGGGGCCCGAGGACCCGCTTTGCCCCCTCCTGGCTCCCAATGTGCCCCCAGAAGATGGACGCCCCACACACGCACCCCCTCCTGTCTGCCCATGGCCCAGCTCTATGGGTGGAGATGTTAATGACGTTTGA
- the DNAAF3 gene encoding dynein axonemal assembly factor 3 isoform X3, with amino-acid sequence MAHLCLSQDDLPELNILLVGSVDGRHVLRTMSQAHRWPQRRINFYIMENNLEVLGRQLLFLSLALESPEKMGLQEKSEMFLELLGNSLIRSPTAAYLQEKSDLFIRYVTDPDFQQRHLGAVDLSALKFKERDQLESIFRFWRNPDPQAFPIARLWDLRVRQYLGTRYDARRGVCDWDLTMKLHERGARVIGGREFYRWRDTGVAFELREGVYHVPNKTLASGRLLRHKGELVPARGYWGDIGTGPFLPFGIESEEPSLLKTINGIPAKSAQEISLYNVTSLFHELAARAPFPPPPPTPEGASGAALAQESPAPNPDPDLQDHKAACPEHVRIHFLPLGCTARLPCKSQYHQHFHLLFFSCSMVHALTPELQLVSAPRATLITELTSFLPDMRKEQVDAFLARVTAMAAGAGFTPCGTPEGQNQAWARFQRQEEGPEDPLCPLLAPNVPPEDGRPTHAPPPVCPWPSSMGGDVNDV; translated from the exons ATGGCCCATCTGTGCCTGTCACAGGACGACCTGCCCGAGCTCAATATCCTGCTGGTGGGCTCCGTCGACGGCCGGCACGTCCTCCGGACCATGAGTCAAGCCCACCGCTGGCCGCAGAGGAGGATCAAT TTCTACATCATGGAGAATAACCTTGAGGTGCTGGGCCGGCAGCTGCTTTTCCTCAGCCTCGCCCTGGAGTCTCCGGAGAAAATGGGTCTGCAAG AGAAGAGTGAGATgttcctggagctgctggggaacAGCCTGATCCGCAGCCCGACAGCCGCCTACCTGCAGGAGAAATCGGACCTGTTCATCCGTTACGTCACCGATCCGGACTTCCAGCAGCGCCACCTGGGGGCCGTGGACCTGTCGGCCCTGAAG TTCAAGGAGCGGGATCAGCTGGAGAGCATCTTCCGCTTCTGGCGGAACCCGGACCCGCAGGCCTTCCCGATCGCCCGGCTCTGGGACCTGCGGGTCCGGCAGTACCTGGGCACCCGTTACGACGCCCGCCGCGGCGTGTGCGACTGGGACCTCACCATGAAGCTGCACGAACGTGGG GCCAGAGTGATCGGCGGGCGGGAGTTCTACCGGTGGCGGGACACGGGGGTGGCCTTCGAGCTGCGGGAGGGCGTCTACCACGTCCCCAACAAAACCTTGGCCTCTGGGAGGCTCCTGAGACAC AAGGGGGAGCTGGTGCCTGCCCGGGGGTACTGGGGCGACATCGGCACGGGGCCGTTCCTCCCCTTCGGGATCGAGTCCGAGGAACCGAGTCTGCTGAAAACCATCAATGGGATCCCCGCCAAG agtgcccaggagatctCCTTGTACAATGTCACGTCCCTGTTCCACGAACTGGCAGCCcgggcccccttcccccccccgccgcccACCCCAGAGGGGGCCAGTGGGGCTGCCCTGGCCCAGGAGAGCCCCGCCCCGAATCCAGATCCGGACCTGCAGGATCATA aggctgcCTGCCCCGAGCACGTCCGGATTCACTTCCTGCCGCTCGGCTGCACAGCTCGGCTGCCCTGCAAGAGCCAGTATCACCAGCACTTCCACCTGCTCTTCTTCTCCTGCAG CATGGTCCACGCCCTgaccccggagctgcagctggtaTCTGCCCCCAGGGCTACGCTGATCACTGAGCTGACCAG CTTCCTGCCCGACATGCGCAAGGAGCAGGTGGACGCCTTCCTCGCCCGGGTGACAGCCATGGCCGCAGGAGCCGGCTTCACACCGTGCGGGACACCCGAGGGACAGAACCAGGCCTGGGCCCGCTTCCAGCGCCAGGAGGAGGGGCCCGAGGACCCGCTTTGCCCCCTCCTGGCTCCCAATGTGCCCCCAGAAGATGGACGCCCCACACACGCACCCCCTCCTGTCTGCCCATGGCCCAGCTCTATGGGTGGAGATGTTAATGACGTTTGA
- the DNAAF3 gene encoding dynein axonemal assembly factor 3 isoform X2, producing MTTGAGSSFGTTCWWGFSPALDLQRECLESSMAHLCLSQDDLPELNILLVGSVDGRHVLRTMSQAHRWPQRRINFYIMENNLEVLGRQLLFLSLALESPEKMGLQEKSEMFLELLGNSLIRSPTAAYLQEKSDLFIRYVTDPDFQQRHLGAVDLSALKFKERDQLESIFRFWRNPDPQAFPIARLWDLRVRQYLGTRYDARRGVCDWDLTMKLHERGARVIGGREFYRWRDTGVAFELREGVYHVPNKTLASGRLLRHKGELVPARGYWGDIGTGPFLPFGIESEEPSLLKTINGIPAKSAQEISLYNVTSLFHELAARAPFPPPPPTPEGASGAALAQESPAPNPDPDLQDHKAACPEHVRIHFLPLGCTARLPCKSQYHQHFHLLFFSCSMVHALTPELQLVSAPRATLITELTSFLPDMRKEQVDAFLARVTAMAAGAGFTPCGTPEGQNQAWARFQRQEEGPEDPLCPLLAPNVPPEDGRPTHAPPPVCPWPSSMGGDVNDV from the exons ATGACTACAGGAGCCGGCAGCAGCTTCGGCACCACCTGCTGGTGGGGCTTCTCCCCCGCGCTCGACCTGCAGAGGGAAT GTCTGGAGAGCTCCATGGCCCATCTGTGCCTGTCACAGGACGACCTGCCCGAGCTCAATATCCTGCTGGTGGGCTCCGTCGACGGCCGGCACGTCCTCCGGACCATGAGTCAAGCCCACCGCTGGCCGCAGAGGAGGATCAAT TTCTACATCATGGAGAATAACCTTGAGGTGCTGGGCCGGCAGCTGCTTTTCCTCAGCCTCGCCCTGGAGTCTCCGGAGAAAATGGGTCTGCAAG AGAAGAGTGAGATgttcctggagctgctggggaacAGCCTGATCCGCAGCCCGACAGCCGCCTACCTGCAGGAGAAATCGGACCTGTTCATCCGTTACGTCACCGATCCGGACTTCCAGCAGCGCCACCTGGGGGCCGTGGACCTGTCGGCCCTGAAG TTCAAGGAGCGGGATCAGCTGGAGAGCATCTTCCGCTTCTGGCGGAACCCGGACCCGCAGGCCTTCCCGATCGCCCGGCTCTGGGACCTGCGGGTCCGGCAGTACCTGGGCACCCGTTACGACGCCCGCCGCGGCGTGTGCGACTGGGACCTCACCATGAAGCTGCACGAACGTGGG GCCAGAGTGATCGGCGGGCGGGAGTTCTACCGGTGGCGGGACACGGGGGTGGCCTTCGAGCTGCGGGAGGGCGTCTACCACGTCCCCAACAAAACCTTGGCCTCTGGGAGGCTCCTGAGACAC AAGGGGGAGCTGGTGCCTGCCCGGGGGTACTGGGGCGACATCGGCACGGGGCCGTTCCTCCCCTTCGGGATCGAGTCCGAGGAACCGAGTCTGCTGAAAACCATCAATGGGATCCCCGCCAAG agtgcccaggagatctCCTTGTACAATGTCACGTCCCTGTTCCACGAACTGGCAGCCcgggcccccttcccccccccgccgcccACCCCAGAGGGGGCCAGTGGGGCTGCCCTGGCCCAGGAGAGCCCCGCCCCGAATCCAGATCCGGACCTGCAGGATCATA aggctgcCTGCCCCGAGCACGTCCGGATTCACTTCCTGCCGCTCGGCTGCACAGCTCGGCTGCCCTGCAAGAGCCAGTATCACCAGCACTTCCACCTGCTCTTCTTCTCCTGCAG CATGGTCCACGCCCTgaccccggagctgcagctggtaTCTGCCCCCAGGGCTACGCTGATCACTGAGCTGACCAG CTTCCTGCCCGACATGCGCAAGGAGCAGGTGGACGCCTTCCTCGCCCGGGTGACAGCCATGGCCGCAGGAGCCGGCTTCACACCGTGCGGGACACCCGAGGGACAGAACCAGGCCTGGGCCCGCTTCCAGCGCCAGGAGGAGGGGCCCGAGGACCCGCTTTGCCCCCTCCTGGCTCCCAATGTGCCCCCAGAAGATGGACGCCCCACACACGCACCCCCTCCTGTCTGCCCATGGCCCAGCTCTATGGGTGGAGATGTTAATGACGTTTGA